The genomic segment CTCGTTTGAAGTTCTTTCAACATTCGATGAACTCGTTTCGAGTTTAATTCAGAACCACCGAACTTAATATTCGCTCATTAAGCTTCGtttttagttttaaattttttcaatcaaacacattgattaatttacttaattttcattcattaagcaCCAAAATTATCCAACATATTTTAGATCCTTATTAAGTGGATTAAATGTTGTTCTTACCTAATATATTGTAAATTTTACAGAATCGATATAAGTTAGACGAGTAAAACCTCAGTTTTTTAGTTCGAAAGTGATGTAGGTTCTATTTTTAAAGGAGAAATTGGTGTATCTGAAATGAtggtaattaatataaaaatatgctTACACAGTTCTCGCACCAAAGGACTCGATTGAAAAAGCGCATAACGCTATGTttggtttcattttataattgtttttttttttaaaaaataagaatTACACCGACTGTACTATTCTTTTACttgtttttgtctctttttaattttttttttctctttttcgaAAATAACTCACAGATGCAATGGCATGCTACATCGTAAAATCCTGAAAGAGTAAGGGGCAGTAAGATAATTTCACTGCTTGTAGTTGGGTAAAGCAGTAATAGTGCATTTAATTAAGTACAAAATGTGTAGGAAATCGACCCTATCGGCAGAGTCCTCATTTTTTAGAAACTCTCTCTCATCTCCCACTGTAACAAATATtgattgcaaaaaaaaaaaaaaattgcccattttttttttaaattctttattatatctcaatactcaaagaaaatatttttaaataaattgctCTGACTTAGATGTTAGAGTAGATATTATCATTTACTTCTTAATTAATGGATGAAAGAGACATGATTATTAGCATTAGTACACGTAAATAATTTAGGTCTACTACCGAATATTTCTTCCTTTCAGGAAAACCCTCAAAGCCCGACATGTTCCTCAAATTTCCATCAaaattatcattaaattaaaaaagaaaccCATTTTTACTTTAATGGGAAGCTCCAGGAGAAAGAGAAAGAGAGAGACAAAAACAAATTAAAGCTATGAGTTTTTTGCAGCCTTTCTTCTGTCCATATCTCCTCCTTTATAGCTGACAGATTTCTTTCTCACATCTCTCTCTCGTTTTCTATCATATAATATGTAATATAAAGTTGCTCTCTTGATTTCAGATATATATTGGGTGCAGTTTTcgacttttatttttatattatatattttttcaagtGTAGTAGTTACTGTTGTTCTAGCTGACACTGTAGTTTTGAAATTGTGTCTCTCGAGGGAGATGTTGGAATATGAATGGGGGAATCCTTCAACGATAATGCTTTCGGGGGAAGAATCGATCCAAGATTCTGAACAGAACCGCCAACTTTTCGATCCTTACACCACCCACAACTTCTCTGAAACCACGGGTTTTGTTGACTCCGAGACACACTTTGGCGGCGTCGCCGCGGCAGCTCACCACCTGCAGTTTCATCATCCTCAGGTCCAAAACACGAACACCTATATCAATGATTTCTacgctactcgcgcatatggcGATGCTCTTTCTTCGTCGTACCAGGCAGCACCGCCGCCTTCCATGCTCAGTCTTGAGCCCTTCGGTTCGACGGGATTCGCGGTGGTGCCGAAGAGTGAACCGATGGTGGGAGGACTGGAATTCAACCCTGAGCTTAACGTAACCGCGAGCAGAATTGGGCTTAATTTGGGCGGCAGGACTTACTTCGCCTCTTCGGAGGATGACTTTGTGAACCGGCTGTACCGCCGTTCGAGGACTCTTGAACCCGGCACCGCGAACTCCCCCAGGTGCCAAGCCGAGGGCTGCAACGCCGACCTTAGCCATTCTAAACACTACCACCGCCGCCACAAGGTGTGTGAGTTCCACTCCAAAGCCACCACAGTCGTGGCCGCCGGTTTGACTCAGCGGTTCTGCCAACAATGCAGCAGGTTTCGTTTGTTTCAAATCACTAAACTCCCTCATAGTAACATTTCGCAGTGCATCCCATTCAAGTTCTATATTTTACCCAGTTAAAACAAGGGTCACTAGAGCTACTACGTACTAATGTCGTACATTAGCATTAGAACTTTGCCATCTATCACAACGAGATACAGACCCAATTCTTGGTATTTTGGATTGAATTTTGAAGATCCTAAAgtaaaattttgttttattattatattattttgacCACTCCATGGCTGGCGCATCGGTGAGCAATTCCCATGCATATCTCGTTCTTGCAATATTCTGCAGCAATTTTTAGACATTGATCAGGCGCAAAAGTTGCAATGATCGATAATGATGACAAAAAAGGGGTACTTTGAAATTAGCAGTCATGGTGATTTAATAGTTAATGAACTGACTAAACTGCCCTCTTGGTGTGTTAATTACGCCAATGATTGAGTTGGGCATTTCTCTTCCGTGCATGGAGAGATCCCGAGGCCATATTCGTCCTTCAATTAATATTACACCTCAAGTTTGATTCTCTTTAGTTTGGTGTATCGTTTTCTTTGTTATAGTAATGCGCAGCTTTTTTCGATTCTATTTTTCAATCTGTTCTCAGCTTTTTAGCATAATGAGTTAAGTGTGTGTGTCTGTgacattattttgttgactgaTAAATTTTCTCTCATTACATTATGTGTTTTACACATTACAAGTTTGTGatataaaatcatgtatttCATGCTTTTTTTGCTAGTATTTTCACTAGAATTTTAAATGTTAGGTTCCATTTACTGTCGGAATTCGACAACGGGAAGCGAAGCTGCAGGAAAAGGCTAGCCGATCACAACCGGAGGAGGCGAAAATGCCAGCAAACGAATCAAGAAACCGGCAGCGCCAACAAATCTCAGCTTGAAAATAGCGGCCTCAATTCTTCTTCGGAAAACTTAACCTCGAGTAAGCATAAGGAATCCATGTTCCTTTTCTTAAGATCAAATTCATTCACGCCAATCAGAAACGAACTAAAAAAATGTAGTTTGGCAAGTTAGCGTACAGCTCCTCCTCCCCTTGTTTGTATTGATTTTTATACAATATTAACTAAAATCTCAGGGTCACCGCCAGATTCCGAGCCTCATCCCTCCTCGGTCACGGTTGCTGTTTCGCCACCTAGAATTTCACTGGATTGCTTGGGACACAAATACTATAGAAGTGACTCAGGCAAAGGCGCTGCATCTTATTCAACTGCATCAACAAGTTCACTCTACTTTTCGAACCGGTCTTAATCTAGCAGGACAATCGCTTAAGTTTCACAATGACTAAGAAGTATTAATCCCATTCCTGCATCCTACTTGCTACTAATAAACATAGTACTGCAGAACTTCATCAATCTAAGATAAAGTAAAATatgtttaatatatatatatatatatcctcttCGCTGGATTAATTCTAATGTTTTaccaatatattatatatatgtacatggATATCTGTGTTATGCATATAAATATGTAACTTATATGAATATTCATTCCCCGGATTAGAAAACCCAGTTTGTATCCCAAATATAGCTTTAAAAATCAGAAAAAAATGTTCAATATGGGAAGGGTTTATTTTTGCAGGCAACTATCATGCAGCTCTATTACAATTTAAGGctcttgcattattttatttctgtCTTGCACTTGGATATTTTCTGGTGGGGGTAAAAGAAAGAAATAGGGTAAAGAAAAGAGAATATCTTTTTTACTGCGGTAAGATAGAATCAAGCCAAATGAAGATGCATGTGTCATGCTCATGCATGGAGGGAATTAATATATAGAGCAAATTAATTGATACTGAAAATTCCATCTGTGGAGATCTATTTTTTATACGGAAAACTTTGTTAATTTCTCGTCCTTTGgggaaataattttattatatcgaatttgaaaatataatttatgttttgttttattttttgataaatatatttttattaatgtAATCAACTTGTAAAAAATAATTTGTGATTCCCATTTAATGGAATGCATAACAATGAATACGTctgaaataaatttaaaataatttagtaaATTTGTGTGGttcattaaaaaaatgataattatgcaaataataatttattattattcctCGAGTTGGTTCTCGTTCCATTATTTTGTCTACAATTAGCTACACAGGCTCGATCGCTAGAAAacctaaaatttaatttttgagaGGCGCtcacaaaaatataaattatacatTAGAAAAATTGTATAATATGTACAAATCTTAGTCAAAATGGTACATGtcagaaaatatttttctaaaggatctttaaattttttttcctatttCGAAAATAGAAAATTACTACATTTTGGGGCACAGAAAATTTAGGTCgcattttttttttcctatttCGAAAATAGACCATTGTAGATTAATatttcaagaataaatacaAGCAATAATCAACCTTAAGCATTAAAAAAATCGTTCGCCACTTTTTGCATAACTTTTTTTCCTGAAGAATATATAATTTCTTGTCCAACAGtgtgttaaatttttttaattgaattttaatGGAAATTTAATAaggaaaaataaacaaaatattaagTAGCCTGAAATTATAAATTAGGGCAATAATGTGTACCGTACAATCATTCCAAATCATTTAAACTCAAACATTCAATCTTCTTTCAGTTTTGTAGCTATATACATAAAAGATTCAGCGGTGCTTAATGCTATATCACTCTTTTAAacaaacaatgatatatataatcatgataataataataataataataataataataataataataataataataataataataataataataataataataataatctgtGATTGAGTTTGTAAATTTTCTTTGCTTATATTCGATCTAGAATCAGAGGTCGCGGCCCAAATTTGGTATCTTGGTGCTAGATGAACTACAAGCTACCGATTTTTTACAAACATTATAATTAGTAAAGCATATGTTCCAGTTAGACTAAGCGACCACTGGCCAAACATTATCGATTCATGTTAATTGTTAAGTATACTACACAACTTAATTTTACGTTAATTTCTTACATGAAAGCCTAACAACAAATATTGATCGTGCCAAAATCTTTTATTGTTGACTTCGGAAGGTATTTGAAATACCATTTGAGGAAATGgttaaaaaaaatcatcttGCATCTAAACTTCTATACTACATTATTAAGTGTGAGACTCTTAGAATAACTATCTTAGATgacatcaaaatatttattttcataattaCCTTTCTTATCCTATTAAAAACTTGCTCGAGTCACTCcatattttacataaaaaaaatctaaacaaaattttcttttaaatcaaACAACTATTCTAGATTGAAAATAATCTCATGCTAACTGTTTACTATTATCTGATCAATTAAAATTATAGTAATACATACAACGAGTGTGCATTTTTTGCTAAGATCCTACAATATCTCCCATCATGTATATATTGGACCTCAGCCCAAACCACGAGCGACCATTCATGACATGTGGTATGAGTTGGTCTTATATGAATTAAAAGGTCGATAATTTTTAGTTTATCTGACACAAAAATCTCAAATATAGAATGTGATTTCGAGTTCAAAatctaatcataaaaatccTTCCACACGCTAAAAAACAATGACAATAAAGACGATAGGTATGTTCAGAATGGGAGACATTATTAATATCGTACCCGCCATGTGGTAAGCACGTGACCCCTTTTCAGGTTGGTGCCCACGAACGTTCCTGTCGTAAGATGTctaattttattttacttaCACCCCTAAAGTTTGTATTAATCTTATATTTAACTCTTGAAAATGTAAGATAAATATTAGTGTAAAATAGCTATTTTCACAAATCTCAAGAGGATAAATGCAACATTTAATTATGCTTTTACTTTAAGTTACTAAAAATCTCAGAGGTGATTGATATAATTATCCttaaattttaatatgaaacttatttaattttcatttaagggattttttttaagaaattcgTAATCCTCGGACACGTAGCGGCCCAAAACCAGTGGGGCAGGCCTGTTACCAAAACATCTGGGCCAAAAATGGGACTGGCCCCATTGAGACTGGGTTGCATTAATGTTGTGAAGAAGACGATAAACGCTTGCAGCTTGCATAAGTAAAAGGTGGTGAAATTCAAATTGCAagtaaatgaatttaaa from the Primulina eburnea isolate SZY01 chromosome 3, ASM2296580v1, whole genome shotgun sequence genome contains:
- the LOC140828294 gene encoding squamosa promoter-binding-like protein 8 isoform X1; translation: MLEYEWGNPSTIMLSGEESIQDSEQNRQLFDPYTTHNFSETTGFVDSETHFGGVAAAAHHLQFHHPQVQNTNTYINDFYATRAYGDALSSSYQAAPPPSMLSLEPFGSTGFAVVPKSEPMVGGLEFNPELNVTASRIGLNLGGRTYFASSEDDFVNRLYRRSRTLEPGTANSPRCQAEGCNADLSHSKHYHRRHKVCEFHSKATTVVAAGLTQRFCQQCSRFHLLSEFDNGKRSCRKRLADHNRRRRKCQQTNQETGSANKSQLENSGLNSSSENLTSRSPPDSEPHPSSVTVAVSPPRISLDCLGHKYYRSDSGKGAASYSTASTSSLYFSNRS
- the LOC140828294 gene encoding squamosa promoter-binding-like protein 8 isoform X2 produces the protein MLEYEWGNPSTIMLSGEESIQDSEQNRQLFDPYTTHNFSETTGFVDSETHFGGVAAAAHHLQFHHPQVQNTNTYINDFYATRAYGDALSSSYQAAPPPSMLSLEPFGSTGFAVVPKSEPMVGGLEFNPELNVTASRIGLNLGGRTYFASSEDDFVNRLYRRSRTLEPGTANSPRCQAEGCNADLSHSKHYHRRHKVCEFHSKATTVVAAGLTQRFCQQCSRFHLLSEFDNGKRSCRKRLADHNRRRRKCQQTNQETGSANKSQLENSGLNSSSENLTSNSEPHPSSVTVAVSPPRISLDCLGHKYYRSDSGKGAASYSTASTSSLYFSNRS